In Lasioglossum baleicum chromosome 19, iyLasBale1, whole genome shotgun sequence, the following proteins share a genomic window:
- the LOC143218491 gene encoding protein SAAL1 isoform X1, with protein MSSHLSSLRPHWSPSRTRNVPDNQAWLFETYVSKLTRLLWIRKMSQVPENENDKLESNVVLEAQNIEESEIEKLKGDTVGSTLYSGKWIINTLLSTSKVPENGWNEKLETDLCTLWDITTDKDIVQFLLDNDFFQIAEFSLKSSEEPRLTEIILGIIGNMTCEPSALDILGTKEELLETILRHLFSEDSATLVQILRLLRSALWSIQSNPDSQWRINLKNSTYLREVIPFILKSSTNEELLIATTSFLRSLAEIDLPNGKTLLDELFEASSFLSGMLESFEEVLPQDEASYSASILKYLEDWLELFSNLRKGPQIHQEILQDDNLTRTVEIPRRILSNFIDPWNIFPLDETKASCVHRCAEMILDFRWKGFLRAESTVDINDTILKIICNISTAMKEEEEDSEETMEELLKYLEGYWVEIAKISTADEITKILKTHDKPVVDHAINFLKSKIPEEKFNSIADGLSNQ; from the exons atgtcatctcatctgtcatcgttgcgtccccattggtccccatcgcgcacgcgcaacgtccCAGACAACCAGGCCTGGTTGTTCGAAACATATGTTTCGAAATTGACTCGATTATT GTGGATACGAAAAATGAGCCAAGTTCCAGAGAACGAGAACGATAAATTGGAATCAAATGTCGTTTTGGAAGCTCAGAATATCgaagaaagtgaaattgaaaaattgaaagggGATACCGTGGGAAGTACCCTTTACAGTGGCAAGTGGATAATCAATACTTTGCTTTCGACATCAAAG GTTCCCGAAAATGGCTGGAACGAGAAACTGGAAACTGATCTCTGCACACTATGGGATATAACTACCGACAAGGATATCGTTCAATTCCTTTTGGACaatgatttttttcaaattgcaGAGTTCTCATTAAAATCTTCCGAAGAGCCAAGATTAACG GAAATAATTTTGGGAATAATTGGAAACATGACTTGCGAACCTTCTGCACTCGATATATTAGGAACTAAAGAGGAGCTCCTTGAAACAATTCTTCGGCATCTTTTTTCTGAAGATAGCGCTACGTTAGTACAAATTCTTCGATTGTTACGCTCCGCACTATGGAGCATTCAAAGTAATCCAGATTCGCAATGGagaatcaatttaaaaaattctacctACTTGAGGGAAGTGattccttttattttaaaaagttctacAAATG AGGAGCTTTTAATTGCAACAACAAGCTTCTTACGTTCTTTAGCAGAAATTGATCTTCCAAATGGAAAAACATTATTAGATGAACTTTTTGAAGCGTCTAGCTTCCTTTCAG GTATGTTAGAATCATTCGAAGAAGTTCTTCCACAAGATGAAGCTTCCTATTCAGCTTCCATTTTAAAATATCTTGAAGATTGGTTAGAGTTGTTCTCGAATCTTCGAAAAGGGCCACAGATTCATCAAGAAATTTTGCAAGATGACAATCTTACGCGAACAGTAGAAATTCCACGGagaattttatcaaattttatCGACCCGTGGAATATCTTTCCGCTAGACGAGACCAAGGCCTCTTGTGTCCACAGATGTGCAGAAATGATTCTCGATTTTCGATGGAAAGGATTTTTAAGGGCAGAGTCTACAGTAGATATAAATGACACAATTCttaaaattatttgcaatattAGCACAG caatgaaagaagaagaagaggactcCGAAGAAACGATGGAAGAATTATTGAAGTATCTCGAGGGCTACTGGGTCGAAATAGCAAAAATCTCCACAGCAGATGAGATTACAAAAATCTTGAAAACACATGACAAGCCAGTTGTAGATCAtgcaataaattttttaaaatcaaaaATTCCTGAAGAGAAATTTAACAGTATCGCAGATGGATTATCGAACCAATAA
- the LOC143218491 gene encoding protein SAAL1 isoform X2, with amino-acid sequence MSQVPENENDKLESNVVLEAQNIEESEIEKLKGDTVGSTLYSGKWIINTLLSTSKVPENGWNEKLETDLCTLWDITTDKDIVQFLLDNDFFQIAEFSLKSSEEPRLTEIILGIIGNMTCEPSALDILGTKEELLETILRHLFSEDSATLVQILRLLRSALWSIQSNPDSQWRINLKNSTYLREVIPFILKSSTNEELLIATTSFLRSLAEIDLPNGKTLLDELFEASSFLSGMLESFEEVLPQDEASYSASILKYLEDWLELFSNLRKGPQIHQEILQDDNLTRTVEIPRRILSNFIDPWNIFPLDETKASCVHRCAEMILDFRWKGFLRAESTVDINDTILKIICNISTAMKEEEEDSEETMEELLKYLEGYWVEIAKISTADEITKILKTHDKPVVDHAINFLKSKIPEEKFNSIADGLSNQ; translated from the exons ATGAGCCAAGTTCCAGAGAACGAGAACGATAAATTGGAATCAAATGTCGTTTTGGAAGCTCAGAATATCgaagaaagtgaaattgaaaaattgaaagggGATACCGTGGGAAGTACCCTTTACAGTGGCAAGTGGATAATCAATACTTTGCTTTCGACATCAAAG GTTCCCGAAAATGGCTGGAACGAGAAACTGGAAACTGATCTCTGCACACTATGGGATATAACTACCGACAAGGATATCGTTCAATTCCTTTTGGACaatgatttttttcaaattgcaGAGTTCTCATTAAAATCTTCCGAAGAGCCAAGATTAACG GAAATAATTTTGGGAATAATTGGAAACATGACTTGCGAACCTTCTGCACTCGATATATTAGGAACTAAAGAGGAGCTCCTTGAAACAATTCTTCGGCATCTTTTTTCTGAAGATAGCGCTACGTTAGTACAAATTCTTCGATTGTTACGCTCCGCACTATGGAGCATTCAAAGTAATCCAGATTCGCAATGGagaatcaatttaaaaaattctacctACTTGAGGGAAGTGattccttttattttaaaaagttctacAAATG AGGAGCTTTTAATTGCAACAACAAGCTTCTTACGTTCTTTAGCAGAAATTGATCTTCCAAATGGAAAAACATTATTAGATGAACTTTTTGAAGCGTCTAGCTTCCTTTCAG GTATGTTAGAATCATTCGAAGAAGTTCTTCCACAAGATGAAGCTTCCTATTCAGCTTCCATTTTAAAATATCTTGAAGATTGGTTAGAGTTGTTCTCGAATCTTCGAAAAGGGCCACAGATTCATCAAGAAATTTTGCAAGATGACAATCTTACGCGAACAGTAGAAATTCCACGGagaattttatcaaattttatCGACCCGTGGAATATCTTTCCGCTAGACGAGACCAAGGCCTCTTGTGTCCACAGATGTGCAGAAATGATTCTCGATTTTCGATGGAAAGGATTTTTAAGGGCAGAGTCTACAGTAGATATAAATGACACAATTCttaaaattatttgcaatattAGCACAG caatgaaagaagaagaagaggactcCGAAGAAACGATGGAAGAATTATTGAAGTATCTCGAGGGCTACTGGGTCGAAATAGCAAAAATCTCCACAGCAGATGAGATTACAAAAATCTTGAAAACACATGACAAGCCAGTTGTAGATCAtgcaataaattttttaaaatcaaaaATTCCTGAAGAGAAATTTAACAGTATCGCAGATGGATTATCGAACCAATAA